Proteins co-encoded in one Natronorubrum daqingense genomic window:
- a CDS encoding type IV pilin N-terminal domain-containing protein — translation MIDRPHSSDSTRSGQEVSTESGYNSGKSARSGFHTDARAISRLVGIVALLGVTVALATMVAVGASTWSLDSSPPTAAFSMTADGESSTITIDHDGGETIDVSEAELIVDIDGDELAAQPPVPFVGADGFDGTPDGPFNAEGDTEWEPGERAAFTIAETNDPALESGETVAVTLSVDGYRLATLKDEAT, via the coding sequence GTGATCGATCGCCCTCACTCGAGTGATTCGACGCGTTCTGGCCAGGAAGTTAGTACGGAGAGTGGCTATAACAGTGGCAAATCAGCAAGATCCGGTTTTCACACCGACGCTCGAGCGATCAGTCGACTGGTAGGTATCGTTGCATTGCTCGGGGTGACGGTCGCGCTCGCGACGATGGTCGCCGTCGGAGCTAGTACGTGGTCGCTCGACTCGAGTCCACCGACAGCGGCGTTTTCGATGACGGCAGACGGCGAGAGTTCGACGATAACGATCGACCACGACGGTGGCGAGACGATCGATGTGAGCGAAGCGGAACTAATCGTCGACATCGATGGCGACGAACTTGCCGCCCAGCCGCCGGTTCCGTTCGTCGGCGCGGACGGGTTCGACGGGACTCCGGACGGACCGTTCAACGCCGAAGGCGACACCGAATGGGAGCCGGGCGAACGTGCGGCGTTCACGATTGCCGAGACGAACGATCCCGCACTCGAGTCAGGAGAGACAGTTGCAGTGACGCTCTCCGTCGACGGATATCGGCTCGCGACGCTCAAGGACGAGGCGACGTGA